In Pseudomonadota bacterium, the sequence AGGCTGCCGACCCCGGTCGATGCCGAGATACTGACCGTGAACGACGTCGCGCGATGGCTCCGGTGCTCTAAGAAGTTCGTATATGCGTTGGTCGAAAGACGGGAGATCCAGCACTATAAGATCTCGAATCAATTGCGTTTTTCCCGTTCGGAGCTAACAAAATGGTTGCAGAAGCATGGGGTGGCGATACTGGAGGGAGACCGTGCGGTTGTATGAGCGCGATGACTGGTGGTGGGTCAACGTCAGGTTCGAGGGCGTGCGCCATCGGCTGAAGTCGCCGATCAATCAGAAGCGCGCGGCCGAGCAGTATGCGCACAGAGTCATGGAGCAGCTCATCAACGGGACGTT encodes:
- a CDS encoding helix-turn-helix domain-containing protein, whose amino-acid sequence is MATKREQTVTGQTIPVDDRLPTPVDAEILTVNDVARWLRCSKKFVYALVERREIQHYKISNQLRFSRSELTKWLQKHGVAILEGDRAVV